A single region of the Biomaibacter acetigenes genome encodes:
- the asnB gene encoding asparagine synthase (glutamine-hydrolyzing) produces the protein MCGITGWVDFDDDLTQKKSILEKMTQTLSKRGPDDNGYVLFPHAALGHRRLIVVDPAGGGQPMVREVGGCKYCITYNGELYNTDDVRKDLQSMGYHFTSRSDTEVLLVSYIAWGENCVDHLNGIFAFGIWDEAGQKLFMARDRLGVKPLFYAKRGSSFIFGSELKALLAHPLVKPELDTTGLAEIFALGPARTPGCGVFKGVEELKPGYRLSHDRGGTRIQQYWFLESHPHEDDLKTTTEKVSFLIKDTVERQLVSDVPVCTLLSGGLDSSAVTALVSYAFKKDGREPVNTYSVDYAGNDVYFKASEFQPNSDAYFVGKVSSFLDTKHHRVVIKTRDLASALEDAVLARDLPGMADVDSSLYLFCREVKRDATVALSGEGADEIFGGYPWFRRPEDFNSDTFPWTRMMQMRTDILSPELIDRIKPEEYVKNRYHEALDEVPRLAGESPFDKRIREITYLSVTRFMPTLLDRKDRMSMFTGLEVRVPYCDHRLVQYVWNIPWKIRSLGGIEKGILRKALEGTLPQDVLYRKKSPYPKTHNPEYLVTVRNKMLEILNDTQSPLLPFINKNAVLDLTRADTSNLDIPWFGQLMTIPQLFAYLIQTDFWMRKYGVMVL, from the coding sequence ATGTGTGGAATCACCGGCTGGGTAGATTTTGATGATGATCTGACACAAAAAAAGTCCATACTGGAAAAGATGACCCAGACCCTTTCTAAAAGAGGGCCCGACGATAACGGATATGTGCTTTTCCCCCATGCAGCCCTGGGCCACCGGAGGCTCATAGTGGTAGACCCGGCGGGGGGAGGCCAGCCCATGGTGCGGGAAGTTGGCGGCTGCAAATACTGCATTACCTATAATGGCGAGCTTTACAATACCGATGATGTTCGAAAAGACCTTCAATCCATGGGGTATCATTTCACCTCCCGCTCCGACACGGAAGTGCTGCTGGTATCGTATATAGCCTGGGGGGAAAATTGTGTGGACCATCTAAACGGCATATTCGCCTTCGGTATATGGGATGAGGCCGGGCAGAAACTATTCATGGCCCGGGACCGCCTGGGGGTAAAACCTCTGTTTTACGCAAAAAGGGGGAGTTCCTTCATATTCGGTTCTGAACTTAAGGCCCTGCTGGCCCATCCCCTGGTAAAGCCCGAGCTGGACACCACCGGCCTGGCGGAGATCTTTGCTCTGGGGCCCGCCAGGACTCCGGGATGTGGGGTATTCAAGGGAGTGGAGGAATTGAAGCCTGGATACCGGCTATCCCATGACAGGGGTGGAACCCGCATACAACAATACTGGTTTCTGGAAAGCCATCCTCATGAAGACGATTTAAAGACCACGACGGAAAAGGTGTCCTTCTTGATAAAAGATACAGTAGAGCGACAGTTAGTATCGGATGTGCCTGTTTGCACCCTGCTTTCAGGGGGCCTGGATTCCAGCGCCGTCACCGCCCTGGTTTCGTATGCTTTCAAGAAAGACGGCCGGGAGCCTGTGAACACATATTCCGTGGATTATGCAGGTAACGATGTCTACTTCAAAGCCAGCGAATTTCAACCCAACAGCGATGCATATTTCGTGGGAAAAGTGTCATCCTTTCTGGACACAAAGCATCACCGCGTGGTGATAAAAACCCGGGACCTGGCCTCCGCCCTGGAGGATGCGGTGCTGGCCAGAGACCTGCCGGGCATGGCCGATGTGGATTCATCCCTGTACCTCTTCTGCCGGGAAGTAAAAAGGGATGCCACCGTGGCCCTTTCCGGCGAGGGTGCCGATGAAATATTTGGCGGGTACCCCTGGTTCCGGCGGCCCGAAGACTTCAACTCCGACACCTTTCCCTGGACCCGCATGATGCAGATGAGAACCGACATCCTTTCCCCGGAGCTTATAGATAGAATCAAACCTGAAGAATATGTGAAAAACCGTTACCATGAGGCTCTGGATGAAGTCCCCCGCCTTGCCGGCGAAAGCCCCTTTGATAAGCGTATCCGGGAGATAACGTACCTCAGCGTCACCCGCTTCATGCCCACCCTTCTGGACAGGAAAGACCGCATGAGCATGTTCACGGGCCTGGAAGTCAGGGTGCCTTATTGCGACCACCGTTTGGTGCAGTATGTATGGAATATCCCCTGGAAAATCCGAAGCCTGGGCGGCATAGAAAAAGGCATCCTGCGCAAAGCCCTGGAAGGGACCCTGCCCCAGGATGTCCTGTACCGCAAAAAAAGCCCCTACCCCAAGACCCATAATCCCGAATATCTGGTAACGGTAAGGAATAAAATGCTGGAAATCTTAAATGACACTCAATCTCCGCTGCTGCCCTTTATAAATAAAAATGCCGTCCTCGACCTCACCAGGGCCGATACCTCCAACCTCGATATCCCCTGGTTCGGGCAGCTCATGACCATCCCCCAGCTCTTCGCCTACCTGATCCAGACCGACTTCTGGATGAGAAAATACGGGGTTATGGTGCTATAA
- a CDS encoding DUF4349 domain-containing protein: MRRIYTLLTVLVLVALVFSGCGAKRPGANKSEEARMSSADQSVGEVQTTSNSTGTAKSSLESMDRKVIKNGNVQLEVKDLKHTANQIFTMIKEYGGYIQSSSTRNNERQIFSEIVVKVPSSRFEEFFGRLKQIDKLIYDSISTQDVTEEYIDNQARLKVLKAQEERLVALMDKAQKIEDLLKIENELSRIRNEIEQIHGRINFLDKATSFSTVNIGIKQPLVSHPAAGGIVDGIFYNLKDGWGAFFKLVVDTVQAIAWLSPFIILAAIIILIVKKNKKWGTFINFWKKDKK; this comes from the coding sequence ATGAGAAGGATATATACTTTATTAACTGTTTTAGTACTGGTCGCTCTGGTATTTTCAGGCTGTGGGGCAAAGCGGCCCGGCGCAAATAAAAGTGAAGAAGCCCGGATGTCTTCTGCAGATCAATCGGTCGGTGAAGTTCAAACCACGTCAAACAGCACGGGAACGGCAAAAAGTTCTCTAGAGTCAATGGACAGAAAGGTTATAAAAAACGGAAATGTTCAATTGGAAGTAAAAGATTTAAAGCATACAGCAAACCAAATATTTACCATGATAAAAGAATATGGCGGATATATCCAGAGTTCTTCCACGCGAAATAATGAGAGGCAGATTTTCAGCGAGATTGTGGTAAAAGTGCCGTCTTCGCGATTCGAGGAGTTTTTCGGGAGATTGAAACAGATAGATAAACTAATCTATGACAGTATTTCTACCCAGGATGTGACGGAAGAATATATTGACAATCAAGCGAGGCTAAAAGTGCTCAAAGCCCAGGAGGAAAGGCTTGTAGCCTTGATGGATAAGGCCCAGAAGATTGAAGACCTTTTAAAGATCGAAAATGAACTTTCCAGGATTCGAAATGAGATAGAGCAGATTCATGGAAGAATAAATTTTCTTGATAAGGCCACGAGTTTTTCCACGGTAAATATCGGCATAAAACAGCCTCTTGTAAGTCATCCGGCGGCCGGCGGCATCGTGGATGGGATTTTCTATAACCTCAAGGATGGATGGGGCGCATTTTTTAAGCTGGTAGTCGATACAGTGCAGGCCATTGCATGGCTTTCTCCCTTCATAATCCTTGCTGCCATAATTATCCTCATCGTCAAAAAAAATAAGAAGTGGGGGACTTTCATAAATTTCTGGAAGAAGGATAAAAAATAA